Below is a genomic region from Phragmites australis chromosome 20, lpPhrAust1.1, whole genome shotgun sequence.
CTGCTATTATAGAATGTGTTTATGTAACCACTGTGTGAATTTTGATTTAAGCAGGTAGATTATAGTATTATACTGTGCAATCTTCTTTCAAAGGTTTGTCATCATCATATGGCCTGTTGCTAATGCTCTTACTCTTTGCCATTGGTGCTGTAAAATCTGCACTTGACCAGGCTAAAAAGGACACGGTGGACAAGGTCTGTGGTATTGTCAAGGAGCAGCTTTCGCTTCCCGAAAACGCTGTAGTCGGTGGCTCCTCAAAGTTTGCTGAGCTTGGTGCTGATTCATTGGATACTGTAAGTCAACCGGATACCATGTGTTCTCCTTAAAGTTTTTAACAAATGAACTTAACTCTGTATACCGTAAGTCAATTGGATACCATGTGTTTTCCTTAAAGTTTTTAACAAATGAACTTTACTCTGTATAAGTTTTTGTTACGATTCTTGGGTAGCAGATTAACATTTGGCAGTCATTTCCTTGTACTTAGACCAATCATAATACTTTTTTGTGGAATAGCTTGTAGAAGCAGTCCTTTGGTTCTCTACGCTGTCTTGGAGTTATTTATTCTTCTAGCAGTAGATCTAGCCTTTTTAGATCTGCCATGCTCTTGTTGTTCTTCTGGAACAGTTTTTCGTATCAGTACTTCTGTACTGAAGTTTGTGCAAGTTATCATGCTATGGCTAAGCTGGTTTGAAGTCTCATGTTCTGTTTTCTTCACCTCGCCCTCATTTCCAAAGAGATAAAATCTTCCTGGGGATCTGTTTTGTAGGTTGAGATCGTTATGGCACTCGAGGAGGCTTTCGAGATCACTGTGGAGGAGTCAAGTGCACAGTCAATTGCAACAGTCGAAGATGCTGCTGAGCTCATTGACAATCTTGTTGCTGCCAAATCGTCCTAAACTCATGGTAGTAATGCTTTGGGTGCTTAAACTGGCTCTGTACCAGGGCATTCCTTGTTCTATGCCCCTTTTCTGCTGGATTTTACTTGGAGATCTGGTTACATTGTAATGACTGTCATTTCCTATCTTGTGATGCTATTACGTTGAAGCGTTTGGGCTTGCGGACGGACAACTTGTTTCGGTTGTATATTGAAGTGGTTTAGGGTCGGGATGGGTGTAATGGGAGCTTCCTTCCGGCAGTTCCCTCGACCTTATGGTGCTTGTGACTTGAACCACCCAGCAAACCATTTTCGGGGGACGGTGCTAAGCACCTGAAGCGAGTCCTCCGACACTTGAGGCGAGTGTCAATGAGATGCTCATTGATCTTACCTAGTTATGTTCACAATTCTGCTTATGTTTGTTCTCTTGGGTGTTTTGTCATCCTCCTATATGGGCAGTGGATGTCTACATTTCCATCGATGGCACCAGCTAGCCTGGATTCATAGCTCTTTTTAAGTACAGTCTTGGCGCCCTAAGATGATCTCTAAGCCTCTTCGAGGAGTTGCTATGGCGCCCTAAGAACTtatggaaagaaagaaaccgCAGACTTTTTCAAAGCCAAAGCATGCAACCGTTCCAGATCTCATCGTTGGCGAAGGAAGAGGATATCAAAACTGGGAGTGTCCACGGTGCTGGACGATCCTGTGTAGTGTGCTTCATGGCAGGTATCAGTCATATCCTTTGTATCTCTCTTTTCTTTGATCTCCTAGATGTCGCTCTTGGCCGAGCTTCTCTCGGCATTTCTTGTAACTGAACCTGCaatactttcttttttttctacttCAATGAATGGCAGAGCTCGGCCAAGCTCCTGCCCCTATTTCGGAAAAAAATGGCGCCAGTGGGGGAATTCAAATAGTACATTTGTATTAATAGTTTGTGTTCTACTTTCTGATGGCATGATTAACTTACTCATTGCACGTCTGCAAACCGATGGAAAGGTCATCATTCTGTTCACAGGCCGTCAAGCACGCGCACGGGACAAACGAAAACACACGATCGAGCCTCAACGCGTGCCTGCCTCCCTAGCTTTACCCATAGGTAACACAAAACAATGCACCTCGCGCTATGCGAACACGCTGGATTAGCGCAACTAATGCATACAGGCCAATGGAAAACATGAATAGTGCAATCCCTTGTATAAAAATTA
It encodes:
- the LOC133901768 gene encoding acyl carrier protein 2, chloroplastic-like — protein: MASIAGSAVSFARPIKAININSVSFSGLRKDNVSFGLQPVPQRFAVFCSAKKDTVDKVCGIVKEQLSLPENAVVGGSSKFAELGADSLDTVEIVMALEEAFEITVEESSAQSIATVEDAAELIDNLVAAKSS